In Malaclemys terrapin pileata isolate rMalTer1 chromosome 10, rMalTer1.hap1, whole genome shotgun sequence, the DNA window ATGTCTACTCCAAAATTTATAAGGCCCAGTTGGGGCTCATTTTAAGTGGAAATCCTTAGGTAGTATTTTCTTTTGGATAATTAACTTTAGGGGATATTGACGGATTTATGTAGCTGTATGTATTGTACTTATTTATAATTTGTGCCTGTCACACTTTTCAGAATGCAGAAATCTGGTATAttgaatactttttaaaatagtggAATTTCGTTTTGCAGAAAGTTGTCTTTAGACAGTATGCCTTTTGTACCCACAGATTGAGGTTAAACTATACTGTTTCTCATTTATTTCTCTAGCCCTGTAAACAATTTGAAATGGGCATCATGATGGTAATTAGTTTCATGTTACTAATAAACATTAATGGAGAAAATACTGCTACATGGGAATAACATAGGATTTTAGCTCTGGTTGGTTCTCTTTCTTGGCTGGCATAAAAAACAGGAATATCCTATAGAAAGTGGATTCCTGGGGCACAACTGAAGCCCCGGTTACGTGATTGCATGTGTTTATTTTAACAAGTAAAATCTTCCACTGTTTGAATATGAAGAGACCTTCTTTATACTGTTTAGGAATGTAGAAAATGCAACACTTACTgtaattgctttttaaataaaaaaaaggttaCATTTAAAGATTTAATTGCATTATGTGGCATTTCCACAGATGAACTAAGTTCATGGATCCAGCAATCGTTTAAGCATTATGTTACGCAAGAGGCTAAACAACAGTTTGGTGAATATGATAAAGATGGTGATGGATTAGTATCTTGGGAGGAGTACAACATTCAAATGTATGATCGTCTAATTGACTTTGATGAGAATACTGTCCTGGAAGATCAAGAAGAAGAATCATTTAGACAGGTAAGATACTCAAACACCAGCTTTCACAAAGCATTGGCAAATGGCAGTGGTGTTGGATTCTTTAGTCCATTTTATTCTTAAACACAGTCAGAGCTGGCAAACATACTGAACATTTTCAGCTGTCTGGACTTGCTCAGTAGttaaaaggtaataacaaaatattGAAGTTCCTACTAACAAAATGAATGACAGAACAAGCCACATTTAAGAGTTGAGTAGGGTACTAATATATTGGTAATGGAATCCTAGAAGCCACACCTCAGTTGGTCCCTCTCTTGGCAATGTAGGATGGAAacgtactggatcagaccaatgaccCATCTAGTCGCTATCCTCTCTCTGATGGtcgccagtaccagctgcttcagaggaaggtacaagataCCTGTAGTAAGCAACTATGGAATAACCTCATAGGAAAATCTTCTTCCTAGCCCCCATTAATTATAGTTTAGGGCATAAGCCAAGTATGAGTTCATATCCTTTCCTGAATTCTGCTGTTATGAGAATACTATTCACTTCAGTATATCTCCTGGGCCAGTAaggtaaaaggggaaaaaatacaaaatattgtcAAAAGGAACCTTGTCCATGACTCAGGtattatggtgatgggtgctATAAAAATGAATAATCCAGTTTATAAAATCATAGATACATGTGTTTATGTTTTGTCCTGTAAACTATTTGAAGAGATAATGGCAATAGAACAGAATGTCACAAGATAAATGCTACATTATGTCTCCCTTTTGCTTTGCCATTTCTATAGCAATTTGTCAAAGTTGCTGACCTTATCCCGAAGCAAGATTCTATAACAAGGAGCTTACTTCTGTTCTATCCAATGAAATGACTAAATCTGTTGCATTGTTAATTTATTTAGCAGAGAATTGCTCATTATTGCTCCAGTCCAGTAAAgtacttaagcagatgcttaagtgctttcctgaatcaggcctATACCACCTATTGCTTTGGTGCATTCTGATAGAGAGAGAGTGTAGAGCTGTTGTACCCTTCAGCCAATTCATTTTTCCATAAATCTGCTAAACTGCTGTAAGCCATGTTAGTACAGAAAGGCTGCTGACACTGTTGACTGCAAAATGTTAATTAGACTTGCTCCCAGCAAGGTTAGATAGCATGGTGTTAAAAAGTGGCAACAGCCAAAGCCCTGTCTACATTACAGTTCTCATGGTGGCTGGGAAATCTGAAAAATTCCCTAGTGTGGACAATCCTTTAGGCTACAAGACCTTTCTGGGCCACAGTTTTATCCATTTCTCTCCACATGTGCTCTTCCAAGGCTAACCTGTGAGTCTCCCCTCTCATTTCCCACATTTGGTTTATATTTTGCTGCATCATCAGCCTGGGAAAAtgtctgctccctgccctgacctTCAtggattccctctcccttttAAATACAACTCAAAATCTTTCTACAAGCAATACACTTTTAATTTTTAACTGGTCCCCCAAAGTTTTGACCACTGTTTCATTTCTTTACAATGCTAATTATGTACTGTACCCATCTgttctttatttatttgtattgtggtagcacttacTTGACATAATTATTGTACGACCCTCGGTAATCTGGGGCTCAATTTATGCAGCTAGCCATGATCTGGATTAGTATTTGTGGTTGGATTGGTGAATTTTGGAGGAGTAATGTGGGTGAAGAATACACCTGCTGCTTGGTCTGGTCACACTACCTCTTTTTCATTTGAGGTCTTGGGCCAGGAACCTGTGTTAAGATCTTCCCTTGGAGTCTAAAAGTAGCAAGTTTCAATATGCATACTTGTAACAAATTACCTTAACCAAGAGCACTGCTCTTTTATCTCTGCATGAGCTGTATTAGTGTAAACATAACAGGTTCTATTATACCCATATGTGAAACGCGGTAATACTGTGTTTTCTAGCTGTAATCCTGTAAACCAGTTGCTATAGATATTGTTCTGCTTCATTAAGTGATCGAATCAAGTCTGTtttctgaaaactttttttttaagcttcattTAAAGGACAAGAAGCGGTTTGAAAAAGCCAATAGAGATGAAGTTCCTGGTCTGAATCTGAATGAATTTATTGCTTTTGAGCATCCCGAAGAAGCTGAGTATATGACGGTAAGACTTAAGGAAAATCATTTGTTCTAAAGGTTAATGTGGATCAAGGCTGCACTTTTTAATGGTTGTCTTAGTCAAACGAACCTTGGAAAACTTGCCTGTGAACAACTACTATTCCTTTCTCTTGAAGAACATACATATATGATGTGCAACTTTCTTAGTCCTCAGTCTTGGGGTTCAGGAGTTTACCCAGTAGAGTAGTGGAGATGCTTTAAATTGTCATACGAGAGGTGGGTTTAGATGATTCTCCCCTTAGGTTGGGAGTAGTGCAGTAGAGCGTTCTGTTTTATGATGAGGGAGTCAGGTCTAGCTTGGAAAAGAGTCCCCATCAGAAAGATATAAATCATCTTAAGAAGAAGCCTTTGGCATGGGAAAGGATTAAGTGAAGGGAATACTCAGCCCTCTAAAAGGGATGCAGAAAGTCACTTTTCTGACTACAGATAAGCCTTCAGGTTTGATGTTAGGTGAGATGAGAGGGCATAAAttactgtgatttttaaaaatgagtctgCATGCAAATGTAGCAGAAACGATTTCAGCTTCATTGctgtacaggtctgtcacatcttacgtgcatttaacatgcgcgatttcagctttacggggtcggcaaaaacaaaaaaagagaaaaataacaattttaatactgtacctgtagtgcgggcgattctgcccgccattgaactcaatgtaattttgactttacgcggttttcgctttacgcgctaaccgcggaacagaacccccgcgtaagatgacaGACCAGTTATGCACCAGCCAGGCTGGGAAAAATTGTTCAGTCACTTGTCAAAAGATATGCTCAGGCTAATTCAATACAGCTGTCCCAATTTTATTTTGTAGCCACAAAGTCTTAAAATTAAGCCCTACTTGTTCGTGCACTATATATATTTATTGTGGAGTTTAGTTATTTGCATTTGTTCATCAATTTTATGAACATCATCACTAACACTAGCAGACTGTAGGTGAACATAGCATCTGGGATAGAACCAGAGAATCAAAATAAGCTAGTACAGGTCTGTACTAGTATCTACTTCTCTGGAAAGTCCTAAGAGTTCTAAACGTAGATTAGTAAGTTAATTTCATTCACTTGAATTGACTGGATTTGGTTGACTGGCCTGAGTGAGAATGTGAGATTTCCTAGCTtagtaaaacagttttaaattagAAGTGAGTTCTTAGTTTCAAGATGGAGGATGCATTGCTTATGTACCTTTgatgcttttgtttaaaaaattacttAAATTATCTAAGTTAATTTTGATCTACTTTTAAAGAGATCCTGTCAACTTGAATTCTTATCAGTTTCAAAGAGTTTAAAAATTTCAGCTAACACACTAGCCCCTGTATCTCCATGCTAACTTTTGTGGTTTCACAAtcatattttcttattttttaaaaatattttcctttcccttaTTGCTGTATGAAAGATTCATACAAACGGTAAAACTGGCTATGTGCACAACAGTGAAACTGTTTCTTTTGAGAGCATTTTgaataaaatgagaaaaaaaaaatcctaatcattcagttatacacctctaccctgatataacgcgacccaatataacatgaattcggatataacgcagtaaagcagtgctccggggggggggaggggggagctgcgcaCCCCGATGGaacaaagcaagttcgatataacgcggtttcacctataacgcggtaagatttttttggctcccgaggacagcgttatatttgGGTAGACGTGTAGTAATTTTAAGTAATTCTACAGATAGATGAAACATTTTCACTCACAagtatgatttttaaagtgcCTCTTTATAGTCTGAGGTCTATAATTCTTTAATTTAAATATGCTGCGGGGTTTGTTTTAATACTTTCTTGCCAAGAAATTGAAAAGAAATAGCTTCTTTCCTCTATAGAACCTGTAATGTTTAGTTCTttgctgctgcagagccagccaCCAGAGGGAGCACAAAGCAAATCTGGCATCAGTTTGTGTGACATGATTGCTAATATTGGTGAACAAACAAGGCATGGTAAAACTAGACAAGCAGGCGCATTGACTTTAACTCCATTGGAAAATATAGTGTCAAAGgcagataattttaaaaatgtttccctaATAATTTTACTATCAAAAAGTATTTACCAAATTGGAAGTAATAGAGAAATGTGATCCATTTTGTTTAAATAGGTGGCAGTGCccctttttaaatttatatttcatATACATATCTATTGCCTTGCATTCAATTCCAGGATTTCAAATCCAAGCATCGCATTCAGATTTGATTTCAGTAAAATGTGATTgaattaaaaatcaaatgaatATGCAGTCTGGACTTATTTCCCTCCAGGACTGGACTTGTGGCTGTTTTAATTGTTACACTATTCTACACTGAAAGAGAAATTTGTTTGAAACCAATAAGTGTTTAGAATATGGGATATATTCTTTTAGTCCTCTAGAATGATATATTGCTGTTTTTCTTAATGCTAAGTTTTTACCAGCTAATGTTTCTTTCACATATACATATGCACACAAAAGGAATTTGTCATTCAGGAGGCTTTAGAAGAACATGATAAAAATGGTGATGGACTTGTGAGCCTGGAAGAGTTCCTTGGTGACTACAGAAGAGATCCAAGTAagtaaaatggggggggggagggggacagggggaggggagagggcgggAAATGAACAAAGAAGCTTCTTTGTGCTTTCTAAGGTGTGGTGGTTGTTTAGttaggacaggggtggccaacctgtggctccagagccacatacaggtcttcagaagttaatatgcagctccttgtataggcaccaactctggggctggagctacaggtgccaactttccaatgtgccggaggtgctcactgctcaacccctggctctgccacaggccctgcccccactccaccccttcccgccccctcccctgagtctgccgtgccctcgcttctaccccctcccctgctccccccgagcctcctgcacgccatgaaacagctgagcgggaggtgcagggagggggaggtgctgatcggtggggctgctggtggctgggaggcactgggagcaggggtgggaggagctgatgggggggatggggggactgctgacatattactgtggctctttggcaatgtacattggtgaattctggctccttctcacgctcaggttggccacccctgggttaggagtttaaaaaccaaaagaatACGCTAAAGGCTCTAGGTACCCTTgacactcatttaaaaaacatagtacaAACATGAGCCTAGCAAGAGTACACCATTTTAGCTTCTTTTACTCTAATTTGTGTATGTGTTTGATAGCAGTTAGTGTATTGTCTTTTTCCCAGTAATAATCATTTTCTCTTGCCATTGTCCTGGGTGTTATAGGAATACAAGACACCAGGGATGTAGTAAAACTAGGCTGCAGCATTATTAATAGAATACATCTGGGAGACTGTCCAGTAATAACTCAAGGTCAACCTTCCTTCCATAATCCGTACCACTTGGGGAGGACTGTTGTAAGCCTCCATCGTTGTGGGGACCCCTTCACAAGGATTAATGGTGTAGGGAAAAGAGAGTGGACCCTCACTTTACCAGACACTAGGCTTCCCATCTGCTTTCTCCAGTGGATGCCCTCCCCTAATCCTGCTCCATTATGGTTTATTGGGAAGCTGGACCTGTATTTAAAATGTACCTGCACTGACTGACTGCCAAGTTGAAACAACATGAACATTTTACCCACCAGGTCTCAGAGCTGCTTTCGggaagatggggggaaaaaacccaatgCCAATCTGGCAGcgagggaaattccttcccagccccaataAGACAACTAGCATGATGCTTACAATAAGGGCCAGAAACACCAGACCTATTCTAATCCcagtggagtggggaaggggagagttgtAACTCCCTGGGTGCATAGGAAAAGGCTTATGCCATTTAGGTGTACAGGGGCTAGTGAATCCAGTCAATCAGCTAGGAATACTTCTCTTCCCTGCCATCCCTTGCTACATGAATTTCGCATGATCCTGAGGAAAGAGGAGGGGTGTGCTTGGAATCCTTAAAGGGGCTTCCTTTCCTTGCTGTCCGAGACTCAACCTCTCTACCTCTGAAGTTATAGGGTGAGGGAGGCATTTCTGATGCTTACAGGGAggagaaaaacacttttttttttttaagtggttatAAAACCACTAATTGTCAGGGGTGACTCCGAAGCAGCTATTAGTGCCGGgaactactattttttttttttaaatggctagtTTTCAAGCAAAACTTAAATTCTGCCAAAATGATTGATATAAAGTAGGTAGGCAACCTGTTGATCATTTCATAATTTTAGCCTGCCCCACCTGAAGAGTCTATTTCTGCAGCACCCAGTTATGATGCAAGTTTGACTTcaacagcaggggctgctgagagAGCCTGTTTGCATACAGACATCCTTTTTAATGAGGAACAAGGAAAGAGACCTCACCCATGCCTTATATACAGTGGAAACAGATCTATTTTTGAATTGATTGTTTTTTCAGTCTTCTGTATGATGTCAACTACTTTTGATGAGGTTTCATAAGGTGTCAGCTAATGCTTCACTGTAACATTTGTTACCAGGAAAAAAATTGCCTGACAAATGGTTactcttttaaataaatttattgaagaagcagagaaaggttgccaaatacacaaagtaaaacacCTTTCTCCTATTTCAGTTAGATTAAGCAGTATTACAATTTTAACTAAAACACTTTTGTTTCAAAGTGTGATGATTGAGTTGATTGTATCCTTCATTACATTTCTCGACTTTAATTTTAAGTTTGCAACCTTAAAGTTCCATTACTGTaagctttgtttttaattctgtttaCATCTATAGGAAACAGTTTTGTTGATTTAATTCAATGAGAAAGATCTGTAATGCTTGCTCTGGTGACATTGCTTAATCTTAAACCTAGTCAATTTTTGCATTAGAAAATAGGTGAAAACAGTCTCGAAGATACTGAATGGTCTTAAagtttgaaaaatactttttatttagCTGCAAATGAAGATCCAGAATGGATACTTGTCGAGAAGGATCGATTTGTGAATGATTATGACAAGGATAATGATGGAAAACTCAACCCTCAAGAACTGCTGACGTGGGTAGTACCTAATAATCAGGGTATTGCACAAGAGGAGGTATGAGGTTTGAGTTCATGGCTTTTGTTTAGACTTAATGAAATTTCTTGAAAATATTGTGTAAAATGACCAAATATATGCTGCGTTAATTTAGTCTATTGtacaaaaaaagtatattttacattttattaactGAAAAGTATCTAATAACACTTTTCATAACGTTCTTATAAAATTAAGATTTTCACTTTAATAAAGAATGAAGATTATTACAAAAATGTTGCATAGTGCAGCAGTTGGAATTCCTATGGACTATATGAATGCTGGTCAGAATATTAAATTAATACAGTCGCATTCCTCAAAGGTAAATAGTCAATCTGACTTGATGGAAGATACAGTATTTTTATCAAAACCATGATAAATCTTTCCAAAATACTAGATGGATAACAtgaataaattaaatattaatacaGAGGCCATAACATGCATTCTTCTGATAGAACTTGCTACCCTTCATCTAGCTGGATAAGTTGCTGCCATTTGTGTCTTGGGTAATAGAAACCTATGTACATAAAATCAAAACAGAACCTAAGTATACCATAATCcaaatttaaaacaattaaatcaGTTGAATTAGGCGTAATGTGATATAAGGAGTTTAAATGGATTCTTTGTCTAGCTGTTgttccttccttttattttttcctgcagACAATTGAAGCACCTAATGTCCCAAAACCAAATTGTTTGTTTTAGTAAACGGTCCTCACTATTGCTGAGTACAGCAGATAGGAAGAAACCTACTCTCCCTATCCCTTTTCTCCCCAATAACTATATTAATTATCCAAATGTTCCTTCTTTTGACTGCATCAGATCATTTGACATTTCAGATTGGAGGGAAGAATGTGTTTCCCCTTCACATTTAGATCATCTTTTGTTCTTGTCTCAGAGACAGACAGCACATTCTGTGTCATAGCACGTTCTCTGTGTTGGAAAGCATGGTTACTGAAGCCATCTCTTAACATCTTTGTTGTATTGTCacgagagaaaaaaaacttggcCAGGAGTCCAGTATTGGCTCTCAATGTATCGGGTCTTTTTTGAGGTTAAGTGCAAAATGGTTGAAATAACGTTTCTGCAAGATTAAAGTCCAATCAGTCTTTGCCAGCAGAACCCCAATATCCTGATATTACTTGCCCAAATCTGATTTTTCAGTCTGCTCCATTCTTTCTTCAAGGATCATATTATTCTTGCTGAATAACTGGCTTTGTGTCTTTCCATGTACTTTCCTTAAATCCTGTGTTGTCTTGTAACTTTTCAGTAATTCTTTGCTTatccagttgattttttttttttttttattaagctgACAGCTTAATTTTCCAGGAGGCCATAGCATTTTTCAGGCTGCATCCTGGCAAGGATTTCAATAAATTTTTTGTACCATGGTTCCTTTCTTCTTTTCCAGTACCAAGGGCTCATCTAGAGCCTTCAGACTAGAGAGACGGTGACACTGAATGAGTCATTGGATGTAGTTTGAAAGTTGTTCTGCGGTTTCATTTTGCTATTTGCAAGTGACTTGTTGCTTGACCACTAGATTACCAAACTCCCACGCATTCAATCCCCTTAGACTAACAGTTCAACCTTTGCTTtagtagaactttttttttttttaactgatcacAAATATATAAAGAATATTCAGCTGCAGCTCTGTACCTCAGATATTTTAAAACTAGCCATCTTCAAATATTGGAGAAATATTTGACGCTGAGATTTTTAACTTTCTTATCCAAACCATAAACTAGGTCAGAATTAAAGAAGAAAATATGCAAGTGTGGCCAGCAAACTAGGGATGTCCAAAGCTGAAAACAGGAGTATCTACAGCTTGACCTAAAGAGCCAGGCTCTGTAGCTGAGAGTTGTAACAGCTGTGCATCCTGTGG includes these proteins:
- the RCN2 gene encoding reticulocalbin-2, whose protein sequence is MRPPPLLWLGLVLGVLGAACGGPSDQHYVDGEHRADYDREALLGGQDEAEEYTKLSPEEQQKRLKAIIKKIDLDSNGFLTDDELSSWIQQSFKHYVTQEAKQQFGEYDKDGDGLVSWEEYNIQMYDRLIDFDENTVLEDQEEESFRQLHLKDKKRFEKANRDEVPGLNLNEFIAFEHPEEAEYMTEFVIQEALEEHDKNGDGLVSLEEFLGDYRRDPTANEDPEWILVEKDRFVNDYDKDNDGKLNPQELLTWVVPNNQGIAQEEALHLIEEMDLNDDKKLSEAEILENQDLFLTSEATDYGRQLHDERFYHQEL